In the Euphorbia lathyris chromosome 5, ddEupLath1.1, whole genome shotgun sequence genome, one interval contains:
- the LOC136229556 gene encoding endoribonuclease Dicer homolog 2-like isoform X3 produces MTASPINSKGSNSELFYGKRIHELENMMHSKVYTCKSESVLAEFIPFSTPKFIFFDHESIPFEICNKLADQLKASKEERVKQLKQLDLIDTKEESSKKKLSKMHSDFMFCLEKLGVWLAFKAAETLSLHDNDFNSFDRLGIRDANIIKEFGSAASTTFLDYIRSAVKYLGPNWSIGDNPKAEIEAGLLTEKVFCLFQTLLGYRDLRDIRCIVFVERIITAIALESLLSELLPRYNGWKTRFIAGCSSKLQTQTRKTHNEIVQQFRDGKVNIIIATSILEEGLDVQSCNLVIRFDPSSTVSSFIQSKGRARMKNSDYLLMVKNGDSSTYSKLENFLASGEIMRKESLRYASVPCLPPKCEMADDEYYCVESTNAMATLASSVRLIYFYCSRLPSDGYFKPSPRCLLDKEMGICTLLLPKSCPIQTIRVEGPTKYLKQKACLEACKQLHQIGALTDKLVPDTIIEEAIAQEVGNIAYDEEQPIFFPPELVEQTLEESGTMYYCHLIELNQTFDYDIRAQNIVLVTRSKLDSEILSLNFDLEVDGGLLMVKLKYIGTIELQPGMVLLCRKFVISVFKVLRDHNIEKLEEMLNDTVTDLPKREYFLLPCMSLCPGYAVDWNFVTSVLFSYENVSEDHKKCPLEENVHIIQTESGPVCKFILQNSLVCTPHNGKLYCITGISNELDGLSLMKLRNGSSKTYKDYYKDQHGIKLRFERESLLHGRHIFPMHNYICKGRKQNGRDSQNAYVQLPPELCRIIMSPISVNTFYSFTFLPSIMHRLESMLIATNLKKMQADHCVQNVPIPTIKVLEAITTKKCHEKFDMESLETLGDSFLKYATSQQLFQTYQNQHEGLLSIKKDKLISNANLCKLGCDCKLPGFIRNEFFEPKNWRIPGDNSGSHSLNEEVLTDKRKIYVSGRRKLKKKTVADAVEALIGAYVSSGGEVAGLIFLNWIGIKVEFLNLPYEREFQVKIERLINVQCVESLLNYSFKDPSLLLEALTHGSYMIAEIPRCYQRLEYLGDSVLDYLITVYLYEKYPGLSPGLLTDLRSASVNNDSYAICALRKGLHKHILHASQKLRKDIDNTVTDLESFSSSSSTFGWDLEISFPKVLGDVIESLAGAIFVDSGYDKEVLFKSIRPLLEPLVTPETIKLHPVRELTELCQKEHFNRKKSIVFRKNSMSCVTVEVEANGVVYTNTSEAADKKTAKRLASKEVLRALKNTINAVS; encoded by the exons ATGACAGCTTCTCCTATAAATTCAAAGG GCTCAAACTCAGAACTATTCTATGGGAAAAGGATCCATGAACTTGAGAATATGATGCATTCTAAg GTCTATACTTGCAAGAGTGAATCTGTACTTGCTGAGTTTATTCCTTTTTCCACTccgaaatttatattttttgacCATGAGTCAATCCCATTCGAGATATGTAATAAATTAGCTGATCAGTTGAAGGCATCAAAAGAAGAG CGTGTTAAACAATTGAAGCAATTGGATCTCATTGATACAAAGGAGGAAAGTAGCAAAAAGAAGCTATCAAAAATGCATTCtgattttatgttttgtttGGAGAAGTTGGGCGTCTGGTTGGCTTTTAAG GCTGCAGAAACCTTATCACTTCATGACAATGACTTCAATTCATTTGACCGATTAGGCATCAGGGACGCAAACATCATTAAAGAGTTTGGTTCTGCTGCCTCTACTACTTTTTTAGATTACATTAGATCTG ctGTTAAATATTTAGGTCCAAATTGGTCTATTGGTGATAATCCCAAAGCTGAAATAGAAGCAGGTCTATTGACAGAAAAAGTTTTCTGCCTATTTCAGACACTTCTTGGGTACAG AGATCTAAGGGACATTAGATGTATAGTTTTTGTTGAGAGGATAATTACGGCTATAGCGCTTGAGTCTCTTCTGAGTGAGTTGCTTCCAAGATATAATGGTTGGAAGACAAGATTCATAGCTGGATGTAGTAGTAAATTGCAAACCCAAACGAGGAAAACACACAACGAAATTGTGCAACAATTTCGAGATGGCAAG GTGAATATAATCATTGCAACATCGATCCTTGAAGAAGGTTTGGATGTACAAAGTTGCAACTTGGTAATCAGATTTGACCCTTCAAGTACTGTTAGTAGTTTCATACAGTCCAAAGGTCGTGCTAGGATGAAGAATTCTGACTACTTGTTGATGGTCAAGAA tGGGGATTCTTCAACATATTCTAAACTAGAGAACTTTCTTGCAAGTGGAGAAATAATGAGAAAGGAGTCTCTACGTTATGCTTCTGTTCCTTGTTTGCCACCTAAGTGTGAAATGGCTGATGACGAGTATTATTGTGTTGAGAGCACTAATGCTATGGCAACTCTCGCTTCAAGtgttagattgatatacttctATTGCTCCCGTTTACCTTCTGACGG gTACTTCAAACCTTCTCCTAGGTGTCTTTTGGATAAGGAAATGGGTATTTGCACTTTGCTTCTTCCTAAGAGCTGCCCTATACAAACAATTCGCGTAGAAGGACCTACCAAGTATCTAAAGCAGAAGGCATGCCTGGAAGCATGCAAACAGCTCCATCAAATTGGTGCTTTAACCGATAAATTGGTTCCTGATACTATTATCGAAGAAGCTATTGCTCAAGAAGTTG GAAACATAGCCTATGATGAGGAACAGCCTATATTCTTCCCACCAGAGTTGGTCGAGCAAACTTTAGAGGAGTCAGGAACAATGTACTATTGCCACTTAATAGAACTAAATCAGACTTTTGATTATGATATTCGTGCACAGAATATTGTGCTTGTTACAAGAAGTAAGTTGGATTCAGAAATCTTGAGCCTAAATTTTGACTTGGAAGTGGATGGAGGATTGTTGATGGTGAAATTGAAGTATATTGGGACGATTGAACTTCAACCAGGGATG GTCCTTCTATGTAGGAAGTTTGTCATCAGTGTTTTCAAAGTTCTGAGAGATCATAATATAGAAAAATTGGAAGAAATGTTAAATGACACGGTCACCGATCTTCCCAAGAGAGAATATTTTCTGCTTCCATGCATGAGCTTATGCCCGGGATATGCAGTTGATTGGAATTTCGTTACATCTGTGCTATTCTCATACGAAAATGTGAGTGAAGATCATAAGAAGTGTCCTCTTGAGGAAAATGTACATATTATACAGACTGAAAGCGGTCCTGTATGCAAATTTATCCTCCAGAATTCTTTAGTGTGCACACCACACAATGGAAAATTGTACTGCATTACAGGTATATCCAATGAATTGGATGGACTATCTCTTATGAAACTGAGGAACGGAAGTTCCAAAACTTACAAGGACTACTATAAAGATCA ACATGGCATCAAATTGCGTTTTGAACGAGAGTCGCTTCTGCATGGAAGACATATATTTCCTATGCACAATTACATTTGCAAAGGCAGAAAACAGAATGGGAGAG ATTCACAAAATGCATATGTCCAATTGCCTCCTGAACTTTGTCGCATCATCATGTCACCTATATCTGTAAATACTTTCTATTCTTTTACATTTCTTCCATCTATTATGCATAGACTTGAGTCTATGCTTATTGCTACGAACTTGAAGAAAATGCAAGCTGATCACTGCGTACAAAATGTTCCTATACCGACCATTAAG GTTTTGGAAGCAATCACTACAAAGAAGTGCCAcgagaaattcgatatggagtCATTGGAGACTCTTGGCGATTCTTTTCTAAAATATGCTACTAGTCAGCAGCTATTTCAAACCTACCAAAATCAACATGAGGGTCTTCTCAGTATTAAGAAGGACAAGCTTATTTCTAATGCCAATCTATGCAAACTTGGATGTGACTGCAAACTTCCG GGTTTTATTCGCAACGAATTCTTCGAGCCCAAAAATTGGAGGATTCCTGGAGATAATTCGGGGAGCCATTCACTGAATGAGGAAGTTTTGACCgataaaagaaaaatctatGTAAGCGGAAGAAGAAAGCTTAAGAAAAAAACTGTTGCTGATGCTGTTGAGGCGCTGATCGGGGCTTATGTTAGCTCTGGAGGTGAAGTAGCTGGATTAATATTTCTGAACTGGATTGGTATAAAGGTTGAGTTTCTGAATCTACCATACGAACGGGAATTCCAAGTGAAGATCGAGAggcttattaatgtccaatgtGTAGAATCATTGTTGAACTACTCATTTAAGGACCCTTCTCTTTTATTGGAAGCATTGACCCATGGTTCGTATATGATTGCTGAAATTCCAAGATGTTATCAG CGACTAGAATATCTCGGAGACTCTGTATTAGACTACCTAATCACAGTTTACTTGTACGAGAAGTATCCCGGGCTATCACCTGGATTGTTAACAGACCTCAGATCTGCATCTGTAAACAATGACAGCTATGCTATATGTGCCCTTCGGAAAGGGTTGCATAAGCATATTCTTCACGCATCACAAAAGCTTCGCAAGGATATTGACAACACAGTTACAGATTTGGAAagcttttcttcatcatcatcgaCTTTCGGCTGGGATTTAGAGATATCTTTCCCCAAG GTGCTTGGAGATGTAATAGAATCTCTTGCGGGTGCTATATTTGTTGATTCGGGGTACGACAAAGAGGTCTTGTTCAAGAGCATAAGGCCACTTTTGGAGCCACTGGTTACTCCAGAGACAATTAAACTTCATCCAGTGAGAGAGCTTACTGAATTATGTCAGAAAGAACATTTCAACCGGAAAAAATCAATCGTTTTCCGGAAAAACAGCATGAGTTGCGTAACCGTGGAGGTGGAAGCGAATGGAGTTGTGTACACCAACACATCTGAAGCAGCAGATAAGAAAACAGCTAAAAGACTAGCTTCCAAAGAGGTTTTAAGGGCATTGAAGAATACCATTAATGCAGTAAGTTAA